A stretch of DNA from Tigriopus californicus strain San Diego chromosome 8, Tcal_SD_v2.1, whole genome shotgun sequence:
GGGCTTAGGACCCCACCTCGGGCACCTTGGCCATTCGGGACAAGTTGTATGCCGTCAGGAAGTCATCTCTTTGAGTGAGCTGGTAGGAGGTAGTCTGTCCCTGGTGGGAGGCGAGTGGCGAGGTCAGCCTTTGCTCGAGCGAAGATGGATAGGTCCGGCGAGCCGTCGCTATAGGGGATTTCTCATCATCGTCCTCGCTATTATTGGCTTCGGAACTCTCTTGAAGAGGATTTTGGTTGTGCTTCCTGGCCGTCCCACCACTTCTGCCACTGCCCTAGCACTGCCTCCCCTCCGTCCTCTGCGCGAACGCCGGTCGCCATTTTTCATCCTCGAGGTTGGGGGCTTGACCTTCTTCCTTGGCTTGTACTTGTAATCCGGATACTCCTTCTGATGGAGCAATCGAAGTCTTTCCGCTTCGTCGATGTACGGCTGACGATCCACCTCACTGAGGAGCTTCCATCGTCGAGGTTGAGTCTTCATTAGATCATTGAGGCATCATGAAGATTGCCATTGTCGGGGGCGGGATCATCGGGATTTCCACAGCCTTGTTTCTCAAGCAGAACTCCAACCATGATGTAACTATTGTCACGGAGAAAACCACCCCAAATACCACGGCTGATGGAGCTGCGGGCATTTGGGGGCCATATCTCCTGGACGAAACCCCCGTGCCCGATCAGCGGTGAGTGACATGTCAGTGGATATTGGTTTTCTTGAATAAGATCGAACTGGTATGAGAGCTTTCATAAGGTTGGAATGGTATTTCCACTATACCAATTCAGAGCGAATTGGGCCTTCTGTCGGGAAAGGGGTGGAACTGTAAGACaatgaaatggatcaaatttgttccagTCGATGGGCGAAAGAGACGCACGACTTGATCGAGAAATATTGGACATCGGCCGAGGGAGGTTTAATGGGAATCTCTTTGGTATCCTCCACTCGACTGAATATGGAACAAATCCCTCCCATGTGGCACGATATCGTCTACGGATTCCGAAAGATGGACCAATCCGAAGTCAAGGCCATCGGGCGAGTCAATGGGGAACACAAGTGAGACCCTGGCCAACATCCGTCTTTTTTCAGTGTTTACGTGATTTTATCATCTTCTTAGCGCTAGCGGCAAACGTCGTGtcatgggccgtttgggcGTTAGAGTTAGGGCTGCtctttttctgttgtttttgGCCAGCCAAATGCTatggttttgaatcaaaacaaaagtaccTAGGTgcacatttcaatcaaaaaatatcaatcactTGGCTGAACACTGTTTGTGCTTCAAGCAACTTAGATTGCCCTTATCGATGAAACTGGTTACTGAGTTCTGCAGCTCGAGATAGTACGAGACTGAAACGATCGGATCACTTAATTTGCACCtctaaacttgaaatgaagagatCTGGCTGGCAGGCAAATAATTGATGTTTATTGAATGAAGTGTGTGCTTAGGTGTCTATGTTTAAGTTCAAAATTCAGGCCTCGGAAgtacaaaaaagcaaaaaaaaaggcaacaaacGGCTCATCCGGCCCCAGGACACGCTTTTTGCCGGTGGAGGTAAACCACCTAAAGCttcagtcattttttttcatctttttccgtTCTTCTTGAGGGAGTTCAAGCAACGAGGTGGGAAAGTCATTCTGGGCGTGAAAGTCTCGGATTTGACTAAAGTGGGCCAAAACTATGATTTGGTGATCAATTGCACCGGGGTCTGGGCGGGAGAGGTGGCCAAGGACGCTAAAGTGGCCCCAGTTCGAGGTCAAGTGATGAGGGTTCGAGCCCCCTGGATCTATCGAGTCATTCTGGACGACAGAGATGATGGGAATTATATCATTACAAAGTATGTTCTAAATTCCGGGTTACTCAATCATGTTTTCAAAGCGCATTTGAAAGGGACCATTCATCAGATTTTGAAtagtcaatttttgaaaacgttcaaaCAGTAATCACAGAAATTGCCTTTTCTGCGATGATGTGATTGAATGCAAACATAAAAAGGCCGTGTACGTTAATACTTGGGCCTCGGTCGAGCTTCTTGTCCTTATTCTGACGGATATTTTCGTTCttatttcaaagccaagaTAGCGTGGTTTTGGGTGGAACGCACCAATATGGAGACTGGAACACGAGACCTTGTGAGAAGGACAGTCAGTTCATCACCAGTGGATGTCAAACCATGTTTCCATCACTTTTGGCCGGCGCAGAGAAGATCAAGGACTGGGTCGGACTTCGACCAGGACGATCTTCAGTTCGATTGGAACGAGAAGCCTTGACCGCGAGCAACGGTCGGAAAGTGGAGGTGATCTTTTCAGCTTGGGTTCAAATTAGTAGagttttctttccatttcaccGAATTGTTTTGCCTTGACTTGAACCGATcgtctttttaaaaaaatgctccaaaagtTGATAGCCTTAAAAAAGAGTCTCAAGGCTGCAATGGGAAAAATTACTCTGCCAATCAATTTACATAATCGTTGCATTTCTGAAAAAGTTTTAGTATCTTACGGTCGATGAAGTCTCAAGCAATCATATACAGATAATGTTGATAAGGGCAGGATAACTTGAACATGTGTCATTTGGAATTGTAGCTTTTAGATTTCAAGATAACAATTCTGTCAATAGAAAGATATCAATTAACAAGTTTTAACTTTAAACTTTCCTGGCGCAGTTCATTATAGAAACACAGTATTAACAGTCTTCAGGAAAGCAGGCAAtcattgatgtaaaaagtCCGAAAAAAGACTGCCCTATTCATTCTCGCACATTTTTGAgatatttcctttcaaaataaaaaattgcgTTGAAACGTTTGTTCCCTCTGAACATAATAAGCGGAAACAAATATACTCTTTGATGAAAGATGATCACGACGGGCTGTAAACTCACGGAAGAGACTTTAAAGTTCTCGAATATACTAATCTAGTAATTATTTTCCAGGTCATCCATAACTACGGCCATGGTGGAAGTGGGATCACAATTTTCTGGGGTTGTGCCAAGGACACGTTCAAGTTAGTTCAAGAAGTGGAAATGGAACAGGGACACGACCGAATGAGATTTATCACTTCGAGGTTGTAAGTGAAAGCTGGTGACTCAATATAAGAATATCGAGGGCAAGACTGTCATTGGATCCGTGGCATCACCAAAGCATGAATAAAAATGATGCCATTTCTGTCCTGTTTTGTCCATAGATTCACAGTTgaatagaacaaaaaatactttcaaaatctttagGTCACGATGATGGGAACGGAAAGGTATAACGTAAGTCACATGTTTAAGCTTGCAATGTTAGTTTCGTAATGCGGCCAAGCGTCGACTCAGAGGATCTTCTGACACAGACGAGGTAGAGGCGGTGGCCGTGGCCTCGCCAATGGAACTATTAGGCACCGAAGCCAGCTGAGCCGACACTTCCAATCCGGATTCCTCGGCCACTTGTTTAATCAGGTCATCCACTTGACTAATAGGCGTGGAAGAGGTCGTAGCAGCTCCCATGGACGATTCCATGACCTGAAAACCAAGCCATTTGAGAAGTTGATAGTCGGTAGGGTTTGGTACCTTGGAACACAACTCTATGTTACCGAAGTTCTAACGTCCAAATCTTCGAATTGACCTTCAAATTTGTCCATAACGGCCGATATCTTCTGTAACTCCATGGAGTTAATGGCCTTATCCAAAGACTTGACCACCACTTCCATGTTCTTGGCCATCTAGATCAAACATCAAAAATAACATTACTCCAACGGTTTCAACTTACGGTTCAACTCAAGCTTGTAAAAAATATAACATAAAAAGATTAGTTACAGCTTTCATGGTGGCCGCTGATTGAACTCGAGAATGGACGGCGTCGATTTTCCCGGCCATTCGGAGATAGTTGAGACTCTCGTTCTTTTTCCGGATGGCGTTTTCCGCATAGATTCGAGCTCCCTCCACATTGCCTTTGCTTAGGGCGTCTTTCACCTTCTTTTCTTGCGCCCTTTGGTCCTTCTCAGCCTTTTTGGAGAGCCGTTCCAATTGCTTACCACTGAACTTCAGTTGGAACAACATATCTTTTGTAATGAACGAATATCATCGAGACCTTTCTGTCATAGTAGGGAGCATGTTTGGGTGCTCACTTACCCATCATTTTGTTGTCCATGGTGAAAAAGAACAGCGATCTCAAGTGATTGGAACGAGatgaaattttcaatctttaacTTGGTATTAAGAAGGTATGAGTCACTGAGATAAGGTTGTTGAATACTGACTTgccagacagacagacagacagactaGTGCGGGAGAGATTGTTTTTAGGCAACATCGCGGATTCTGAAACATGGGCTCTCTCAACCTCGATTGTCGGATTATGGAATGAGTTCGGCCTGGTTCGGCCATAGATCATTACAGTTAGGTTTATTTTTATAGTTTGATTGAAGTACAGAATTTCAACCGATTTAAGTTTGATGAAatcttgtttttcaaatgataacaaagcattttttgcttgaaacaaTATGATTCGATTAAAAGAAGCCAAGGCCTCCAATTAAATCCATTGTAGGGACAATGTGAAGTTCTTAATATTAGGCAGTCATTCAGTTTACAATACGTAAGAAATCCGAGGATATTGCTATAATTCACATACTGGAGGGAACAACATGACGTAAAAAGGGTTCCAATTgtaattgattctgaatctgcTACTAAAATGTTATATCGAAGAAaccttttgatcaaattattgACTTGAACGTCCATAAAAACCATAATCACGATTTTtattcagtttgaattttttgccCCTTTTCTTTGACACAGATTGCTTGCTTGGCTTTGCTTGTCCGCGTTTTCAAACCGATGGTAGTTTTTGCTTAGGTttagttttcattttgtgtagtgatgaatcaaatcaaatttcaaactcaaggttgccagaaaacgttAAAGCGAAAGTACCCGCAAATATATTcgctagtgatgggatcaaataaattttcaaaatcaggagtGCTAAAAGCTAGGAACGTACAAGCaccagccgtttccaacgtaacgtaaatggttaggtttgaccaaaatgcaaccctggtttgaaaggAGAAAtatcagggttactttttgtgactaactagcGGGTTTCCAATATTCATCTAGTGTTGTCACATGCcactaaaaatgaaaattggtagccctagtggaacctcccgtgattatctatttgattccatcaataccatttttttttggtttggtttttcagggcttttctaaccgctacagggaaaataatccccagtactattaaaatgaaaggatataattcgtctatcttttactttcaatatttatatgatatttggtctcccAACAAATTTGGGTCGGCGgatcgagctagtccttaaatgtagggtcgatctggaatgctatctaaaaaattgtccaagtctgacttgaaagatgctaccgatGCTTCGATAAGCCgcgaaaattgaaatgaaagacaaattaAATAAATATATGCATGCTCCAggttggctgggcatgttttgccccatAGAATGACGTCAGTTACTTGTTTTCTCTTCCCTTCTCAAGAATTGGTTTGTCAGTCTTAAACCGAGCTTAACCTAAAATCACAATAAACACCATTAAATTTGGTTCCTAAGAGCCACAAAAACTTCAAGACTTGGGTAACGACTAATCTGTGGGAAATAACGTTGTCAGTAGactgcaaaaacaaaatgaacggGTTGGATAACCAAAGCCTCAACAAGGAGGAGAAAGCGTCAACAATCTTGACAGTACGGAAAATTACGatggctctctctctttcccgcTGTCTTGTTACACTCCCATTCTTGTATGAAAAGGATGGTAATTCATTTGTCTTCCATCACATGCGTTTTAATCATCTACCAAACACACTTATCCACTTTCAAAAGTCCACGATCTCAATCTTGGCTCACCAATCTGTAGTAGGAAATCAGCTGGCTTCGTATTGTTGCCAAGGCTCAGCTTGTCCTTGAATTGGCCTTTGGTGGCCGGGCTTTCTTTTCTTGCCCCTTGTTTGACAGTGCTGAATGGCAGCCTTGTCCACCCACCCTGGCCCGGCCTTTCAGCTTGGTACCCCTGCTAGTTTTTGACTTTGCCGTCTGTATTCAGAGTTGACGGGTGAATCCAGGGAAGCTGTTCAGTATCCCCCTctcacacacatgcacacacgcACAAAGACCGTGAAGCGGGTAGCAGTCGGtcggtcagtcagtcagtcagctcTGTAGCCAAAGTTGATCCTCAGTTGTCAAATCATCCATTTTCTGAATTCGCATCGTGCCAGACATCTACGGACCTCATATCGGTAAATAACTTGTTTTAGAAGATAATTACGGAGGGGGTAGTGAGTTAGCACATAATCCGTTTTAGTCATGTTCAATCAGGTGAAGTGTTGTGCACAATTTGggtcaattcatttttcattttggttaaGGGCCCGCACATGGCATGAGGCTTAATTAACCCTCGGCACATGTGTTGTCGTTACGTAGCCCtcaagttttttatgtgggtcaaaagaaactaaaatggaACGACAGACAAAAGTTAAGAAGGTCACAATTATCTTGTGTCGATGATTTGGATTATGAATTGCCACTTTTAGCCACTTTTGTTGTCTCATCAATTCATGGAGCCGGAGAATATTGTTACATTGCATTGAGGTTGCCATGTCTTACTGGTCAtgtccctccccccccccccccccaacaaaaaaagaaagcatgAACTCAAGTTCAAAGTGTCAAAGTGCTAGACAAGCAATATTCCCTATCCACCGACACCAACGTACGTGCCATTTTGCCTAAGAATGTCTTTCCAACAGTTCTCATTCAAGAAGAGTACTTCTTCGCAATGCAGACTCACACACTTGGATTAGATTTGTAGTGGCACGGTGATTTATCTGTGTAGCATACCCCAAGATTCGTTCTTGTTGCGGTGACTCGGGTTTAACCTCTGAACGAGTAGTCAGTAGTGCGAGATCTGCATTCACTCCGGACAGAGTCGTTACTTGTAAGCTCGATGAAGATGTTTGATTCGATCCTCGAGGGGATCAAGATATATCATCTGTTATGATTATGCAACCAACCCACCTTATCTGAGATTGGCCAGGTCACCAAGGACTGACTCCGTTTAACCACACTCTTACTCATGTTCTTCTTCTGCAGAGTGCTCGTTCATGATCGGAATGTTCTTGTTCGAATACCCACCTTGTCAGCCACGACGTTAACACTTCCAGCCTGATTCGAACAATGTCGATTAGCTTGAGTGAAAACGTCCCACGGGCCCTGATCCAACTTGCTTGTCCCTCTTGGTCCCTGTGCCTTTCGACGAGTACAAATGACGTTCGAGCGTGGATTTCGCCGTTCGATCCCCCGGAGAAACGGGCTCAAAACCTGTCCGAATCCGTTAATTCGTTGTCAGAGAGTGAGAAAGACGCGATACTCGGCGTGGTTGTCAAATCAGAGacgaagaaagaaaaagcacCACCGTGCCGTAATGAGAACCGTGCAAGTGACTGTGTCGTCAAGTTAAACCATGACTGAAGAAGCCGAGCCGTCAAGTGGCGAAACAGACGCCCTTATGAGTGATAGTGCGAAGTTGCGCCCTCAAATTAAAGTCCCTAAACCCAGAGACAACCATAGTGTGTCTGATTATGAAAGCCCCGTAGTATCTCCCACTAGTCTAGGACAACGTGTCCAATTCGCTGACTCGACCAAAAGAGCCTCTCAAGATGAACAGCGACCCTACTTCAAGGAACAATCAATGGAATATCCTTGTCGACCTGGATCGATCTCCAACTCGCCTCAAAAATTGGCTCCACCCAATAGTCCCAAGAGGAATTTGAGCCAAAAGCGGAACCGAAGGCGAACCTTATCTGATGCCAGTTACTTCTCGGCCGCAGATTCCCCGTCCCTCTCGAGGTCTTCGTCTCTATCGTCGGCCTCATATACATTTGTGGCGCCCGATGGAGGCTGGGGTTGGGTGATCGTGATGGCCTCGTTTCTAGTCAACATGATCGCCGACGGTATCACCTTCAGTTTCGGTGTGATCTTTGTTGAGCTCCAAAGCGAGTTTCAAGAGAGCAAGGCCTTGACAGCGGGCGTGGTCAGTTTGTTCCACTCCGTTCCACTGCTTTCGGGGCCAATTGCCAGTGCTCTAACTGATCGTTATGGATGCCGGAAGATGACTATTCTTGGATCAATTATGGCCACAGtgggttttcttctttccacCTTGGTCCATAGATTGGAAATGCTTTACCTAACCTTTGGTCTCCTGGCTGGATTTGGTTTGAGCCTTTGCTACGTGTCGGCCATCGTTATTGTGGCCTTTTATTTCGATCGCAAACGATCATTAGCCACGGGCATTTCGGTATGTGGGACTGGTGTTGGAACCTTCCTCTTCGCACCGTTTTCCCAATACTTGATTAGTGAATTTGGTGGATGGAGAGGAGCCACGGTTATTTTGGCAGGAATTCTACTCAACATGACCGTTTGCGGGATGCTCTTTAAAGACCTTGAATGGACCATTCGAGCGCGGAAGTTGAGAAAGCGAAATCGAACAAAAGGTTCGCAAAGTTCAATGTCCTCACAAGCCACTCTGCCCATGCCTTCGTTGGATGAATTGAAGACGCTCTTACAACACGGTGATGTCAATGAGCTGTTCTCAGAACAAGAACTCCAACAATGCCCGCGATTATGGTCTTCCCTGATAGATATTCCGACCTTCatcaataacaaggaaaagTTGCCCAATGAGGTCGTTACTGCTTtgagtaaaaatcaaaaggctTACGAGTTGATTGCTCAAAATTATCCAGAGATCTTGGCCTCCGGCTTGCTCAACGATTCTGA
This window harbors:
- the LOC131885741 gene encoding charged multivesicular body protein 1a-like, translated to MDNKMMDMLFQLKFSGKQLERLSKKAEKDQRAQEKKVKDALSKGNVEGARIYAENAIRKKNESLNYLRMAGKIDAVHSRVQSAATMKAMAKNMEVVVKSLDKAINSMELQKISAVMDKFEGQFEDLDVRTSVMESSMGAATTSSTPISQVDDLIKQVAEESGLEVSAQLASVPNSSIGEATATASTSSVSEDPLSRRLAALRN
- the LOC131884774 gene encoding D-aspartate oxidase-like gives rise to the protein MKIAIVGGGIIGISTALFLKQNSNHDVTIVTEKTTPNTTADGAAGIWGPYLLDETPVPDQRRWAKETHDLIEKYWTSAEGGLMGISLVSSTRLNMEQIPPMWHDIVYGFRKMDQSEVKAIGRVNGEHNASGKRRVMGRLGVRVSMFKFKIQASEVQKSKKKGNKRLIRPQDTLFAGGGKPPKASVIFFHLFPFFLREFKQRGGKVILGVKVSDLTKVGQNYDLVINCTGVWAGEVAKDAKVAPVRGQVMRVRAPWIYRVILDDRDDGNYIITNQDSVVLGGTHQYGDWNTRPCEKDSQFITSGCQTMFPSLLAGAEKIKDWVGLRPGRSSVRLEREALTASNGRKVEVIHNYGHGGSGITIFWGCAKDTFKLVQEVEMEQGHDRMRFITSRL
- the LOC131885729 gene encoding monocarboxylate transporter 14-like yields the protein MTEEAEPSSGETDALMSDSAKLRPQIKVPKPRDNHSVSDYESPVVSPTSLGQRVQFADSTKRASQDEQRPYFKEQSMEYPCRPGSISNSPQKLAPPNSPKRNLSQKRNRRRTLSDASYFSAADSPSLSRSSSLSSASYTFVAPDGGWGWVIVMASFLVNMIADGITFSFGVIFVELQSEFQESKALTAGVVSLFHSVPLLSGPIASALTDRYGCRKMTILGSIMATVGFLLSTLVHRLEMLYLTFGLLAGFGLSLCYVSAIVIVAFYFDRKRSLATGISVCGTGVGTFLFAPFSQYLISEFGGWRGATVILAGILLNMTVCGMLFKDLEWTIRARKLRKRNRTKGSQSSMSSQATLPMPSLDELKTLLQHGDVNELFSEQELQQCPRLWSSLIDIPTFINNKEKLPNEVVTALSKNQKAYELIAQNYPEILASGLLNDSDDEDIDVFKGRDRQLSVPSDEPTGAKLKRKVSSLFKKNPNRSILKRPQTYEPAQDLPNESFVITMPNQEAAIHHQRTLNHLRIRRQSLTHRGAMLHINKYRLRASSCPDIYRNSMTSIAQGEEEEAMVVQFAKGLKNFLLECCQWNFFNPQFVVFCLSNFILYAWYDVMYVYLVDYAEQDLGFGSSATFLISIIGIFNTVGELIIGWMGDQPWIGKNLVYAICMIACAFATAVVPFLTQYSFLAIMAGLYGLAISANYSLTSPILVDLVSLEQFSTAYGFLLLIQGLSNLVGPPFAGYLYDVTLNWIWTFGLAGLFIGISGLLLLIIPSLKKYRKIKRKRTLSGQRDPLPSHPHSILESTVTLHPTPVHPVDIINGTQV